GTATGCCGAAGCATGCTGAGGCATGCCCATGCATACCTCCTACTTGTCTTGCAACCCGGTGCTTTCGTGTCTTAACTGCCGCTCCAGTGAGTGAGCACGAGAGGGAGGTCGGCTTTTGAAGATCGGAGCCGCGAAGGAGGTTTTTGCTGGCGAGGCCCGGGTGGCGATGACACCCGAGAGCGCCGCGCAGATCCGCAAACTGGGGCATGAGTGCCTGATCGAGACCGGGGCCGGCGCCAAAGCCGGGTTCACCGACGACGCCTATCGCGCCGCCGGCGTGACCGTGGTCGATGATATTTACGCCGCGGCCGATGTCGTGGTGAAGGTCCGCGGCCCCGAAGAGGAGGAGGTGGCCAAGCTGCGCGAGGGGCAGACCCTCATCAGCTTCTTCTGGCCGGCGCAGAACGCCGAATTGCTGGAGGCGGTCAAGGCCCGCGGCGCGACCGTGGTTGCGATGGACATGGTCCCCCGCATCTCGCGCGCGCAGAAGATGGACGCGCTGTCCTCCATGGCCAACATCGCCGGCTACCGCGCCGTGATCGAGGCGGGCAACAACTTCCCCCGCTTCTTCACCGGGCAGGTGACGGCGGCGGGCAAGGTGCCGCCGGCCAAGGTGCTGATCGTGGGCGCGGGCGTGGCAGGTCTTGCCGCGATCGGCACCTCCACGAGCCTTGGCGCGATCACCTATGCCTTCGACGTGCGGCCCGAAGTGGCTGAGCAGATCGAATCGATGGGCGCGGAATTCGTCTATCTCGATTTCGAGGAGGCGCAGACCGACGGCGCGGCGACGGGCGGCTATGCGGCCCCCTCCAGCCCGGAGTTCCGCGATGCGCAGCTGAAGAAGTTCCGCGAACTCGCCCCCGAGATGGACATCGTCATCACCACGGCGCTGATCCCCGGCCGTCCGGCCCCGGTCCTGTGGACCCGCGACATGGTGGAGGCCATGAAGCCCGGCTCCGTGATCGTGGACCTTGCGGCCGAACGCGGCGGCAACTGCGAGCTGACCGTCCCGGACGAGAAGATCGTGACCGATGGCGGCGTGACGATCGTCGGCTATACCGACTTCCCCAGCCGCATGGCGACGCAGTCCTCGACGCTTTATTCCAACAATATCCGTCACATGCTGTCCGATCTTACACCGGGCAAGGACGGCGTCATCAACCATGACATGGACGATGACGTGATCCGCACGGCGACCGCGACGCATGAGGGGGAGATCACCTTCCCGCCGCCGCCGCTGAAGATCCAAGCCATCGCCGCGCAGAAACCGCGCGAAAAGGTCAAGGAACCGACCGCCGAAGAAAAGCGCGCCACCGAGGTCCTGCGCTTCCGTCAGCAGACCAAGACGCAGGTCGG
This DNA window, taken from Falsirhodobacter algicola, encodes the following:
- a CDS encoding Re/Si-specific NAD(P)(+) transhydrogenase subunit alpha produces the protein MKIGAAKEVFAGEARVAMTPESAAQIRKLGHECLIETGAGAKAGFTDDAYRAAGVTVVDDIYAAADVVVKVRGPEEEEVAKLREGQTLISFFWPAQNAELLEAVKARGATVVAMDMVPRISRAQKMDALSSMANIAGYRAVIEAGNNFPRFFTGQVTAAGKVPPAKVLIVGAGVAGLAAIGTSTSLGAITYAFDVRPEVAEQIESMGAEFVYLDFEEAQTDGAATGGYAAPSSPEFRDAQLKKFRELAPEMDIVITTALIPGRPAPVLWTRDMVEAMKPGSVIVDLAAERGGNCELTVPDEKIVTDGGVTIVGYTDFPSRMATQSSTLYSNNIRHMLSDLTPGKDGVINHDMDDDVIRTATATHEGEITFPPPPLKIQAIAAQKPREKVKEPTAEEKRATEVLRFRQQTKTQVGLLVAATVLLLVVGAVAPASFMAHFVVFVLACFIGFQVIWAVSHSLHTPLMAVTNAVSGIIILGSLVQIGAGGFLVVLLSFVAILIASINIVGGFLVTRRMLAMFQKS